The Thermoclostridium stercorarium subsp. stercorarium DSM 8532 genome contains a region encoding:
- the groL gene encoding chaperonin GroEL (60 kDa chaperone family; promotes refolding of misfolded polypeptides especially under stressful conditions; forms two stacked rings of heptamers to form a barrel-shaped 14mer; ends can be capped by GroES; misfolded proteins enter the barrel where they are refolded when GroES binds): MAKQIIFGEEARKALETGANKLADTVKVTLGPKGRNVVLEKKYGSPLITNDGVTIAKEIELEDPYENMGAQLVKEVATKTNDVAGDGTTTATLLAQAIIREGLKNVAAGANPMILKKGISKAVETAVKGIQEISKKVSGKKDIARVASISANDEEIGALIADAMEKVSNDGVITVEESKTVKTELEVVEGMQFDRGYISSYMVTDTDKMEAVLEDPYILITDKKLSNVQELLPILEQVVQQGKKLLIIAEDVEGEALATLILNKLRGTFICCAVKAPGFGDRRKEMLRDIAILTGGQVITEELGLDLKEATLDQLGRAAKVVVQKENTIIVGGAGDQKAIKDRIASIKAQIEETTSDFDREKLQERLAKLSGGVAVIRVGAATEVEMKEKKLRIEDALAATRAAVEEGIVPGGGTAFINVIPKVKELVDTLEGDEKTGAMIILKALEEPVRQIAINAGLEGSVIVEKVKNSEKGVGFDVLTEKCVNMIEAGIVDPAKVTRTALQNAASVASMVLTTESLVADIPEKEPQMPGGGMQNMM; this comes from the coding sequence ATGGCAAAGCAGATTATCTTCGGAGAAGAGGCCAGAAAAGCACTTGAGACAGGTGCCAATAAACTTGCGGATACAGTAAAGGTTACACTTGGACCCAAGGGAAGAAACGTTGTTCTTGAAAAGAAATACGGTTCTCCTTTAATTACCAACGACGGAGTAACCATTGCGAAGGAAATTGAACTTGAAGATCCTTATGAAAATATGGGTGCGCAGCTGGTTAAGGAAGTTGCAACGAAGACAAACGATGTTGCGGGAGACGGTACAACAACGGCAACTCTCTTAGCACAGGCAATTATCCGTGAAGGTTTGAAAAACGTTGCAGCCGGTGCTAACCCGATGATTCTGAAGAAGGGTATCAGCAAGGCTGTTGAAACTGCCGTAAAGGGTATTCAGGAAATCAGTAAGAAAGTAAGCGGCAAGAAAGACATCGCAAGGGTTGCTTCCATTTCGGCCAACGATGAGGAAATCGGAGCATTGATTGCCGATGCGATGGAGAAAGTCTCCAATGACGGCGTTATTACCGTTGAAGAATCCAAGACTGTAAAAACCGAACTGGAAGTTGTAGAAGGAATGCAGTTCGATCGTGGATATATTTCTTCATATATGGTTACCGATACCGATAAAATGGAAGCAGTGCTTGAAGACCCATATATCCTGATTACTGACAAGAAACTTTCCAATGTGCAGGAACTGCTTCCGATACTGGAACAGGTCGTTCAGCAGGGCAAGAAATTGCTGATAATTGCCGAAGATGTTGAAGGCGAAGCATTGGCAACCCTGATACTGAACAAACTGAGAGGAACATTCATCTGCTGCGCGGTGAAGGCTCCGGGATTTGGCGACAGAAGAAAGGAAATGCTGCGTGACATAGCGATTTTAACAGGCGGTCAGGTAATCACCGAGGAGCTTGGCCTCGACCTGAAGGAAGCAACGCTGGATCAGCTGGGCCGTGCCGCAAAGGTGGTTGTGCAGAAGGAAAACACCATTATAGTCGGCGGAGCCGGGGATCAGAAGGCTATCAAAGACAGAATTGCCTCAATTAAGGCACAGATCGAAGAAACCACATCTGATTTTGATCGTGAAAAACTCCAGGAAAGACTTGCAAAACTCTCCGGCGGTGTGGCTGTAATCCGTGTAGGTGCTGCTACCGAAGTTGAAATGAAGGAAAAGAAGCTGAGAATTGAAGACGCTCTTGCAGCTACCCGTGCTGCTGTTGAGGAGGGTATTGTACCCGGCGGCGGTACTGCATTTATTAACGTAATTCCGAAGGTTAAGGAACTTGTTGACACACTCGAAGGCGACGAAAAGACAGGTGCGATGATTATTCTGAAGGCCCTTGAGGAACCAGTTCGCCAGATTGCAATTAATGCAGGTCTTGAGGGTTCGGTTATTGTTGAAAAGGTTAAGAACAGTGAAAAGGGAGTGGGCTTTGACGTATTAACCGAGAAATGCGTTAATATGATTGAAGCAGGTATTGTTGATCCTGCTAAGGTAACACGTACGGCACTTCAGAATGCGGCATCTGTGGCATCCATGGTACTGACCACCGAAAGCCTGGTTGCGGATATTCCTGAAAAAGAACCGCAAATGCCTGGCGGTGGCATGCAGAACATGATGTAA
- a CDS encoding co-chaperone GroES, with product MNIKPLADRVVVKMIEAEETTKSGIVLPGSAKEKPQIAEVKAVGPGTDEVKMHVKVGDKVLISKYAGTEVKIDDVEYTILKQSDILAIVE from the coding sequence ATGAATATTAAACCATTAGCTGACAGAGTGGTAGTTAAAATGATTGAAGCAGAAGAAACCACGAAGAGCGGAATAGTACTTCCGGGTTCAGCAAAGGAAAAGCCTCAGATTGCTGAAGTAAAAGCTGTTGGTCCTGGTACCGATGAAGTCAAAATGCATGTTAAAGTGGGCGATAAGGTTCTTATCAGCAAATACGCTGGAACCGAAGTTAAGATTGACGATGTTGAATATACCATTTTAAAGCAAAGCGACATTCTTGCTATAGTTGAATGA
- a CDS encoding type III pantothenate kinase: MLLAIDVGNTNTTIGLFEGHSLKYHWFFSTDVNKTADEIGILFISLFQHINEDIRSVKDVIICSVVPPVMNSLIGAVRKYMQRNPIIVGPGTKTGINIRYENPRDVGADKIVNAVSAVRLYGAPVIVVDFGTATTFCAINGNRDYLGGVICPGIMISAEALFEKASKLPRVEIANPLGVIGRNTVASIQSGLFYGYIGQVEYIVAKIKEEMKEDNIKVVATGGLARLIASQCRCVDEINTLLTLEGLREIYYLNAR, translated from the coding sequence TTGTTGCTTGCCATTGATGTTGGTAATACCAATACGACCATTGGACTGTTTGAAGGGCACAGTTTGAAATATCACTGGTTTTTTTCCACCGATGTGAATAAAACGGCGGATGAAATAGGTATACTGTTTATTTCACTGTTTCAGCACATTAATGAGGATATACGCTCGGTGAAGGATGTAATTATCTGTTCGGTGGTTCCTCCGGTAATGAATTCACTTATAGGAGCCGTTAGAAAGTACATGCAGAGAAATCCCATAATTGTCGGGCCCGGTACGAAGACAGGCATAAACATACGGTATGAAAATCCCAGGGATGTGGGCGCCGACAAGATAGTGAATGCAGTCAGTGCCGTAAGGCTATACGGGGCCCCTGTGATAGTTGTTGACTTTGGGACGGCTACAACGTTCTGTGCGATTAACGGTAACAGGGATTATCTCGGCGGAGTTATCTGTCCGGGGATCATGATATCGGCCGAGGCTTTGTTTGAAAAGGCGTCAAAGTTGCCCCGCGTGGAAATTGCGAATCCTCTCGGCGTTATTGGCAGAAATACCGTGGCAAGTATTCAGTCGGGGCTTTTTTACGGATATATCGGACAGGTTGAATATATTGTGGCAAAAATAAAGGAGGAAATGAAAGAGGATAATATAAAAGTCGTGGCAACGGGCGGTCTGGCGCGGCTTATTGCGTCCCAGTGCCGGTGTGTGGACGAAATCAATACGCTGCTCACCCTTGAAGGCCTTAGGGAAATATATTATCTGAATGCAAGATAA
- a CDS encoding biotin--[acetyl-CoA-carboxylase] ligase → MKGGERDLNTKDRILKMLAENKGRFISGEQISEELGISRTAVWKHILKLREEGHRIQSVNRLGYQLVNSGDVYDRGTILSRLNTKILGKNLYFYETIDSTNNELKKMAAEGACEGTVVIALCQTEGRGRRGRRWQSDAGSGIYMSVLLKPDLPPTAVQSITLLASSAVCKVLEKYVKSGLGIKWPNDILINNKKVCGILTEMTSEPDKVQAIILGIGLNVWNREEDFGDELKHTATSLCLNTDREISRTQLVVEILKELEDLYLNFVEKGSSAKFMDIWRCFSVTIGRDIIVIQGENRWQAKALDVLDDGRLLVETPDGKRQTVLSGEISIRSCDN, encoded by the coding sequence ATGAAGGGCGGAGAAAGAGATTTGAATACTAAAGACAGAATCCTGAAAATGCTTGCCGAAAATAAAGGGAGATTTATATCGGGCGAACAGATAAGCGAGGAACTGGGGATATCCCGTACCGCTGTCTGGAAACACATACTTAAGCTAAGGGAAGAAGGTCACAGAATCCAGTCTGTTAACAGGCTCGGATACCAGCTTGTCAACAGCGGGGACGTTTATGATCGGGGTACAATCCTAAGCAGATTGAATACAAAAATCCTGGGAAAGAACTTATACTTTTACGAAACAATTGACTCCACAAATAACGAACTTAAGAAAATGGCCGCCGAAGGCGCCTGTGAGGGCACGGTGGTCATAGCATTGTGCCAGACCGAAGGGAGGGGAAGAAGAGGAAGAAGGTGGCAGTCGGATGCAGGCTCGGGTATTTATATGTCAGTCCTTCTAAAGCCTGATCTTCCGCCGACCGCAGTCCAGTCCATAACACTTCTGGCATCCAGTGCCGTATGCAAAGTCCTGGAAAAGTATGTTAAAAGCGGATTGGGGATAAAATGGCCGAATGATATTCTTATTAATAACAAAAAAGTATGCGGCATTTTAACTGAAATGACTTCCGAACCCGATAAGGTACAGGCCATTATTCTCGGAATCGGGCTTAATGTCTGGAACAGAGAAGAGGATTTTGGCGACGAGCTGAAACACACGGCCACATCGCTGTGCCTTAACACCGACAGGGAAATCTCACGAACCCAGCTTGTAGTGGAGATTTTGAAGGAACTGGAGGATTTGTACCTTAATTTTGTCGAAAAGGGAAGCAGTGCAAAGTTTATGGATATCTGGAGATGCTTTTCAGTTACGATTGGCCGTGATATCATAGTAATCCAGGGTGAGAACAGATGGCAGGCAAAAGCTCTTGATGTTCTGGACGATGGGAGGCTGCTTGTGGAAACGCCTGACGGAAAACGCCAGACTGTACTTTCCGGAGAGATATCAATACGCAGTTGTGATAATTAA
- a CDS encoding response regulator transcription factor encodes MFETGQDQVRVIIADDSFVFRESMKELLSQDPEITVVASASNGLEAFELCREFKPDIVIMDVRMPECSGIDGTRLIKTHMPDIKVIMFTTFEDQDYITEAVKYGAEGYILKDSGQEHIRMVIKSVYKGYPVFHKKALDSMAQSISGSKTEKAEINLSPIEKEILRLVVEGRSNKQIGCVLGLSEGRVKNILSELFEKTNTRDRTQLAVFAVRNDLVD; translated from the coding sequence GTGTTTGAAACGGGTCAGGATCAAGTAAGGGTTATAATTGCAGATGACAGCTTTGTTTTCAGGGAATCCATGAAGGAGCTTCTGTCACAGGATCCGGAAATTACAGTTGTGGCTTCTGCGTCAAACGGCCTGGAAGCCTTTGAATTATGCCGGGAATTCAAGCCCGATATAGTCATCATGGATGTAAGGATGCCGGAATGCAGCGGAATTGACGGCACAAGGCTTATAAAAACTCATATGCCCGATATTAAGGTGATAATGTTCACAACTTTTGAGGATCAGGACTATATCACAGAAGCCGTTAAATATGGAGCCGAAGGATATATTTTAAAGGACTCCGGGCAGGAACACATCAGAATGGTAATAAAAAGCGTTTACAAAGGATATCCTGTTTTCCACAAAAAAGCGCTTGATTCAATGGCTCAGTCCATTTCAGGAAGCAAAACCGAGAAAGCCGAAATTAATCTGTCCCCGATTGAAAAGGAGATATTGAGGCTTGTGGTCGAAGGCAGGAGCAATAAACAGATTGGCTGTGTTCTGGGGCTCAGCGAAGGAAGAGTGAAAAACATTTTAAGCGAGCTTTTTGAAAAGACAAATACCCGGGATCGCACTCAGCTTGCCGTTTTTGCGGTAAGGAATGATCTGGTGGATTAA